Below is a genomic region from Nitrospira lenta.
ACGCCTCGCGGATCTTGACCTCGGTCTCCGTGTCGATATTGGAGGTGGCCTCGTCGAACATCACGATCGGAGGATCTTTGAGCAGCACACGCGCAATCGACACCCGTTGCCGCTGTCCGACCGAAAGTTTGACGCCACGCTCCCCGATCCACGTCTCGTACCCTTCAGGAAGTTTTACGATAAACTCATGGGCGCGGGCGGCCTTGGCCGCAGCTTCAATGGCGTCCTGCCCTGCCGAGAGATCGCCGTAGAGAATATTTTCCCTGACAGTGCCGTTGAAGAGAAAGGGCTCTTGCTGAACAAGGCCGATCTGATTTCGCAGAAACGCCAGCGGCACCCGCCGGATATCCATCCCATCGATCGTAATCGACCCGCCGGTGACGTCGTAGAATCGATTCAATAATTTCAGCGTCGTACTCTTTCCTGCTCCACTGGGCCCCACCAGCGCCACCCGTTCGCCGGCTCGCACCGTGATATTGACATCCTTGAGAATGGGCGCATCGCTGCGATAATGAAATTGCACATGATCGAAGACGACAGCTCCGGTAAAGCGGGCGACCGGCGCCTGAATACCCGGTTCGTCCCGCACCTCAGGCACGGTATCGAGGACGTCGAAGACCCGTTCGCTCGCCGCTAGCGCATGCTGCAGCATGTGGTTGACGGAATGGATCTGGTTGATCGGCACATAAAACAACGCCAGGTACGACATGAACATGACCAACTCGCCGACCGACAGATGTTTGGCCAGCACCTCGGCAGTCCCGAACCACAAGACCAACGCGCCGCCAAGGCTGCCGACCAGCATCATCCCCGGCGAGTAGAACGACCACAGGTACATGGCCTTCAAGGTATCCTTCCGGCATTGGTCGCTCTTCCGGCCGAATCGATCCTGCTCATAGGGCTGACGGTTGAACCCCATGGTCTCCCGAATTCCGGCCAGGGAATCTTGCAGCAACGCATTCAGTTCCGCCGCGCCCTTCCGAATCTCACGATAGTAGCCGTGGACGCGTTTCGTAAACAACGCCGCGCCGATGATCAAAATCGGGATCGGTAACAGCGCTAACAGCGCCAGCTTCCAGTTGAGCCAAAACAAGACCACCATGATCCCAATCAGGGTCAGTCCGGCGGTAATGATTTCTTCAAGTCCGTCGACGAAGATCCGCTGCATATGCTCGGTATCGTTCAAGACCCGCGACATGATCTCACCGGTCGGACGATTTTCAAAAAAGCTGATGGAGAGGCGCTGCAAGGCGGCAAACACCTGCACGTGCAAATCGTGCACGACCTGCTGCTCCAAGGAATTGTTGAGCCGGATGCGCATCGCACTGCACAGATTGCGCAGGAGGTAGGATCCGAGCAGCCCCACGAATACCCAGGTCAGAAGGTCGATCCGATTTGCCTGGATGACATCGTCGATCAAAATCTTGATGAGCCACGGGGGAACGAGTTCGAAGGCCGTCGTCAAGCCGGCAAACAGGAACGTCCCCAACACCATCAGGCGATAGGGCCGAAGATACTGAAGCACACGCAGCAGGGTTTTCACAGGGGCAGGCTACATCCCGGCCCGTCAGATGACGGCGGCAGGGTCTTTCTTCCAATACTGGTCGAATTCGGCAAGTTGCGTCAGCGTCGACATTCCGGTCATTCGGTCCAGGAATAACTTCCCAATCAAATGATCCATCTCATGCTGAATACAGACGGCAAACAATCCGGTGGCCTCGAAATCGAGCGCCTTGCCCTGTCGATCCAACGCCGTCACACGAATTAATGAGGGCCGGGTGACTTTCCCCCGTAAACCATCCACGCTCAAGCACCCTTCCCAATTTTCCACTTGCTGGGGTCCGTAAAACGCGATCGACGGATTGATCAGCACGGTTTCAGGAAAGTCCCCCTCGCAGGCCATCACCACTAACTGCACGGATCGGGACACTTGCGGAGCGGCCAGGCCGATACCGGGCTCGTCGTACATCGTCTCCAACATGTCGTCGATCAAGCGTTGGATGTCGGCCGACTTGATCTGACGCGGCCCAAGAGGGTCCGCCTGTCGACGCAGAATGGGATTGCCGAGTTTCGCTATTTTCAAAATCGCCATAGGGATGGAACTCACTCTCTACAAAGCCGTGACCGTACAATCCTGTATAGGTAACATAGGCCGGTTTTGGCGTGCAACCTCCCGGTCTCAAAACGTGGCGATCAGGAACTTCTCCCGGAACGGCGCGGCTCAGGAATCTCGAACGCCTCCTTATTCGACGCCCACCACTCCACCCACTCACTCGCCCACGCCTGCCGATCCTGTTTCGTCGACGTATCCCAATCGTGAAACTCGGTTTCATGACGCGTCACAATCCAGAGTGAATGCAACGCCGACATCGCCACGAATCGTTCGTCGTCGGTGATCATGGGGATCAGCGTGGGGATCACCGCTTTGAGTCTGACATACCGAGATTCAAACGCCGCCGCTTTCCGGACGGATGGATTTTGATCCTTGGACATGACCTCAATCGCCTCGGGCGTTTTGGCCGCATCGAGCCGGATCGCCACACGCAGGGCATGCTCCCGGACGCGCGGAAGTTCGTTTGGATCTTTGGCTGCCTGGAGCAGCGCCGGCACCCCAGACACTCCTTTCATCATCGACAGGGTCTCGATCGTATTGTAACGAATTCTGGGGCTCGGCATCGTGAGCCCTTTGACCAACGCCGGAACCGACGGCTCTCCCAAATGCACAAACTCTCCCATGGCCCAAAACTCCTGCTTGCCTTCTAGCAAGGGAAGCAGCGCTTCAGCCCGGGTCATTTCCTCCGGAGTGAGCGGGTTCGTGTTCGGCGGCACCGACACATCGGGCACTTCCTGTTGCTTCGGCGGCGCCTCATAGGGAATTTGGACAAGCACGACAGGATTCTTCTCACCTGCCCACAGATCGGCCGACAACCCGGCGCCAAGAACCAGGACACACACCCCCACCGCTGTTACAATGCGTCTGTTCATCGTCACAAGTCTCCTCTTCGAATCGTTACGATTGTGCTTCCTCGTCGATCTCTTCACGCCGATGGGCGAGCTCATATAATACCGGCAACACGACCAAAATCAAAAAGGCCGCCGTCAACATACCGCCGACCACGACGCGGGCCAATGGTTTTTGGGCTTGCGACCCGATACCCGTCGCCAGCGCCGCCGGCAATAGTCCGATCGCCGCGCCCAGCGTCGCCATAAGAATCGGGCGCATCTGCACATCCGCGCCCTTCCTGACAGCATCACGAAGACTCAGCCCCGCCTTGCGAAATTCCTCGATTCGTGAAATCAACAGCACCCCGCCAAGAATCGCCACCCCTAACGTCGAGATGACGCCGACGGCCGCCGAAATGCTGAAATGTGTATCGGTCAACACCAGGGACAAAACTCCGCCGACCAAGGCAAACGGCACCGTGGCGAGGACCAGCAAGGCATTCTTGAGTGAACCGAACGTCGTGTAGAGCAGAAATAAAATAATCACCAGGCTGACCGGCACCACTTTGGCGAGACGCCGCTGCTCATCCGTCAATTGATCGTATTGCCCGGCCCACTCCATCCGATACCGCTCCGGCAGGACAATCTGCTTGGCCATCAACGCCTGCGCCTCTTCCACCGTACTCTGGAGATCTCGATCCCGCACACTGAATTTGATCGGGATATAGCGTTCGTTGTTCTCTCGATAGATGATAAAGGCCCCTGTTTGCGTCGTGATACTGGCCACTTGTTTCAGCGGGACTCTCGCCCCATCCGGGGTACTTACGAGAATATTCCCGATGGCCTCCACGTCTTGGCGAAACTCCGGCAGGAATCGCACGACGAGATCGAACAACCGCTCCCCTTCGTAGACTTGCGTGACGGCCTGTCCGCCGACAGCCGCCTGCACCACCGCATTCACGTCCGCTACCTGCAATCCGTACCGCGCGCTCGCCTCGCGATCCACTTGAATGAGCAAGTTCGGCTGGCCGACCAGGCGGAAGATTCCGAGGTCTTTGACGCCTTGCACCCCTTGCATCACCCGCTCAATCTCACCGGCCTTCGCCTCCATCGTCTTGAGGTCCGTCCCGAACAATTTGATGGAGTTTTCGCCTTTGACACCCGACATGGCCTCTTCGACGTTATCCTGAATGACCTGCGAGAAATTGAAAATCACACCGGGGATATCTTTCAATCGCCCCTCGATTTCCTCAATCAGCTGATCCTTACTGAGCCCGCGCCGCCACTCCTCCTGAGGCTTCAGGTTCGCCAGAAACTCCGCATTGAAGAAACTCGTCGGATCCGTTCCGTCGTCCGGCCGCCCAAGCTGCGACACGATCGTCGACACTTCCGGAGAATCTCTGAATAGACGGCGAATGTCGCTGGTCAACCGGGCTGCTTGATCGAACGAAATATCCACGGGCATCGTCGCGCGCACCCACAGATTGCCTTCCTCCAACGCGGGCATAAATTCTCCGCCGAGGAATCGAAGCGCCACCACCGTGACCAGCAGCGTCCCTCCGGCAAACCCCAGCACGGTCACGCGATGCCCTAACGCCCAATTCAGCGTCGCGGAATAGACCCGGCGAATGCCGCGCACGACGATCGTATCCTCTTCACTGATCTTTCCCTTCAAGAGGAAGGAGCACAGCACGGGCGCCAGCGTGAAGGCCATGAGCAGGGCACCGACCAGCGCAAGCCCGTACGTGATCGACATCGGCGCAAAGATTTTTCCCGGCACACCCGTCATGGTAAAGAGCGGGATAAACGCCACCACGATAATCGTCGTCGAGTAGAAGATCGGCTGGCCGACCTGGCGGGCGGCGCGCACGATCTGTTGATGCACCGTCAGGCCCAGCGTCTTCGAATGGGCCAAGTTGAAGAAAATACTCTCGACCATAATCAAGGTGGCATCGACGATAATGCCGAAGTCGATCGATCCGAGCGAAATGAGGTTGGCCGACTCACCCATCAAGATCATCATCGTAAAGGTAAACAACAGCGACATCGGAATCGTCAGGGCGACGATGAAGGCCGCTCGGAAGTGCCCCAGAAACACGACAAGGATGATGAAAACCAGCACCATGCCGCTGATCAAAATATCCAACACCGTTTCCACGGTCGTATGGATCAGCTTGGTCCGGTCATAGAACGTCTTAATCTTCACCCCTTCCGGCAGCTTCCACCCGTTCAGGTCTTCGACTTTCGCGCGCACCTTATCCAACACCGAGAGGGCCTTATAGCCACGCTGCAAGAGAACAACCCCCTCGACCACATCGTCGCGGTCGTCGATCCCGACTTTCCCCAGCCGGACCTGGTGGCCGACCGAGACCTTGCCCAGCGTATTGACGAAAATGGGCGTGCCTTCTTTTTCCGCAACGACCACATTCTCAATATCTTCCAACCGATTGATCAGACCCAGCCCGCGGATGTTGTAATTCTGGGCCCCAATCGTCAGATAGTTTCCACCGACGTTGGCATTGCTGTTCGTGAGCGCCGTCATGACCTGAGACAAACTCACGCCGTAACTGATGAGTTTCCCGGGGTCGATGTCGACGTGGTACTCCTTCGTCGTCCCGCCGAATGCCGTCACATCGATCACGCCAGGAACGCGCCTGAATTCGCGCCGGACTTGCCAATCTTGAATGGTCTTCAGCGTGGTCAGATCGGATTTTTCGCCGGTGAGTTCATACCGGTAGATTTCCGCGATGGCCCACCAGGGCGAGAGCGTCGGATCGGCGCCTTTGGGAAGTTGCACCGTTCCCAGCCGATTCAACACTTCCTGCCGGTCCCGGAACATGTCCGTCCCGAAATCGAAATACACTTTGATGTCGCTGAGACCGAAAATCGAAAGGGAACGGATGTCGGTCAAGCCCGGCATCCCGTTCAACGCGACTTCAATGGGAATCGTAATCTGCCGTTCTATCTCTTCCGCCGACCAGCCGGGATACTGCGTGATCAGTTCCACCATCGGCGGCGACGGATCAGGATAGGCGACGATGTCGAGGAGATGGAAGGCATAGAGCCCTCCGAAGAGCATCATGAATCCCAGCGCACACAGTAAGAAGCGCTGCACCAGAGAAATTTCAACGAGACGCGCGATCATCGGGGAAATTGGCCCGGGGAGACAACAGCAGAAAAGCTTTGCACGCGGTTAGCAGACAGGCATCTCAGGATGCTCAAAAAGGCCGATCGGCAAGGCCGCAGCCAGCGAAGAGGCGAGGCGTACTCTCTGCGGTACGTCGAGCCTCTAAGCGCCACGAGAATGACGCTGGCGGGCTTTTTCAGCATCCTGTCAGGTCCCTTTGACTTCCTGGCCCTTAATCAGGACGGCCCCTCTAATCACGATTCGTTGTCCCCGAGTCAACCCCTCCAGGATACGCACCTGATCAGCTGAAATATTCGATACCTTGACCTCGCGTTTCACATAATGGTTCGGCTCTTCCACAACATAGACGAACTGCTTCCCATCCAATTCCAGTACTGCTTCACGGGGAACCGCAATAAACGGCGTAGCGTCGCCGACATTGAGATGGAGCCTGGCAAACATCTCCGGTTTCAGTTTATGCGGATCGTTGTTCACCCAGGCCCGGACTTTGATCGTGCGGGTAGCCGGATCGACGACATCCCCGATTGCGGCCACCGTGGCAGGAAAATCGACACCGGGGTAGGCTTCCACCGTGACCATGGCAAACTGCCCCTCTCTGACGAGGGCCAGATCGCGCTCATACAAATCGGCGAGCACCTGCAACATATCCAAGTCCGCCACGGTAAACAGCACTTGCGACGGATCGCCGCCGACCGACTGGCCCGGCGTCACTGCCCGCTCGACGACGATCCCGGTCAACGGACTTTTCATCTCGAATCGTGAGGTAATTTTCTGCTTATCCAGCGGCTTGGTCAGCTCATCGCCCGGGACACGCAGGGACAGCAACCGCTCTTTCGCCCGGCGAAATTCCGCCCGGGCTTTGACCAGTTCGTTCTCGGCCTGCTTCAAATCCTTCAGCGGCATGGCCTTGTTTTCGTATAAATCTTTCGCTAAATCGTAAGCCCGCGTCGCATACTGCAAATCCGAATCTTCCTTCACGTATTCCGAATAGGCCTGGGCAATATCCGGGCTGTCGACGATCAGCAAGACATCGCCTGCCTTCACACGATCCCCCAGATGCGCCCGCACCTCAACCACCCGGCCCTGCAACGGCGAGGAAATCTTGGAATAGCGATCTTCCCCGTACGCCACTTTCCCGGACAAGATCAGCGCCTGATGCGACGGACTGAATTCCACAACCGCCGTTTCAACCCGTGGCTGCGATGGTGCGGGCTCCGGGGCGGGCTTCGCCAGAGGGGCCGCAACCGAATCGGACGACGCAGGCTGGTCGGCCTTCCCGCAACCCGAGAGGAGGAGCAATGCCATCGTGACGGCCAATGGAGCCCTGTAAGCGCTCATAACAAGATCTCCTGCCCCACCGCACTTTCGAGTTGAATCACGTGGCGTTGATAGCTGAACAGAGCCTCGAAATAGTTCTGTTGGATGGTTCGGGATGTCCGCGCCGCATCGAGCAAATCCAGAATCGTCGCCCCGCCCCGCTCGTAGGCCCGCTCGACGATCGTAAAGGTCGACCGAGCATCGTCCAGAACCCCGCCAAGAAACGCTTCGACCAACCGGCGGCTTTGGAGGAGATTCCGATAGGCGACATCCACCTCGTTTTCGACCTGGTTGAGCGTCTTGCTCAGATCGGCCTCGGCAGACTGCACCGCCACCTCTGCTTGCACGATACCGCCCTGATTTCGATTGAACAACGGCAGCGGCAGGCCTAGATTGAGCGCCAGCTGGCCTTGATTATCGGGGCCCTTCGAGCCCTGCACCGCATAGCCTCCACCAACCGTCACATCCGGAATCCGATAGGCTCGGGCCAATTTCAATTCGGCTTCGCGTTGCGACATGGTGAACCGCTTGGATCGCACATCGGGCCGCGCATCGAGCGCCATGGTCCGCAGCCGGTTAATGTCGGGATCGATCCGCTTATAGTCAAACTCCGAGGTCAATTCGAGCCCCGTCGCCGGCGACACCCGGAGCAGTTGCCGAAGATCCCCGCGTGCGGTGTCGCCTTCCTGAATGGACTGGATGACCTGGGACTGAAAGTCAATGAACTGCAGCCGGATCCGGATCAGATCGACTTCCGCGATATAGCCTTTTTTGAAGCGGATGGTATTCACATCGAGGATGCGTGAAAAACGATCTCGATTCTCTTCGGCCAGGGCCAGCCGTCGCTGGGCCAATTGCGTGCGGTTATACGCATCTTTTACAGTAAAGGTGAGCTGCCGGACCGCATCTTCGAAGGCGGCTTCCACAGACTGGGTGCCGAACCCAGCGCTTTCGATGCGGTATCCGCGCTTGCCGGCCAGTTCGAACAATTGCTGCACTTGGCCGAAGAGCTGACCGCTGTTCCCAATGTTCCGGCCCTGGGTATAGGCGCTGAGCGTGCCGATAGACACGGTGGGATTGGGAAATAACTTCGCGGTGATCTGCTGTCCTTTTGCCGACTCGATCCCGAACTTGGCCATGAGCAGATCGAGATTCTGACGCAGAAACAGC
It encodes:
- a CDS encoding ABC transporter ATP-binding protein; protein product: MKTLLRVLQYLRPYRLMVLGTFLFAGLTTAFELVPPWLIKILIDDVIQANRIDLLTWVFVGLLGSYLLRNLCSAMRIRLNNSLEQQVVHDLHVQVFAALQRLSISFFENRPTGEIMSRVLNDTEHMQRIFVDGLEEIITAGLTLIGIMVVLFWLNWKLALLALLPIPILIIGAALFTKRVHGYYREIRKGAAELNALLQDSLAGIRETMGFNRQPYEQDRFGRKSDQCRKDTLKAMYLWSFYSPGMMLVGSLGGALVLWFGTAEVLAKHLSVGELVMFMSYLALFYVPINQIHSVNHMLQHALAASERVFDVLDTVPEVRDEPGIQAPVARFTGAVVFDHVQFHYRSDAPILKDVNITVRAGERVALVGPSGAGKSTTLKLLNRFYDVTGGSITIDGMDIRRVPLAFLRNQIGLVQQEPFLFNGTVRENILYGDLSAGQDAIEAAAKAARAHEFIVKLPEGYETWIGERGVKLSVGQRQRVSIARVLLKDPPIVMFDEATSNIDTETEVKIREALNELTKGRTTLIIAHRLSTINEVDRIIVVEHGRVVEEGMHEVLITRGGVYARLYEAQFQV
- the def gene encoding peptide deformylase produces the protein MAILKIAKLGNPILRRQADPLGPRQIKSADIQRLIDDMLETMYDEPGIGLAAPQVSRSVQLVVMACEGDFPETVLINPSIAFYGPQQVENWEGCLSVDGLRGKVTRPSLIRVTALDRQGKALDFEATGLFAVCIQHEMDHLIGKLFLDRMTGMSTLTQLAEFDQYWKKDPAAVI
- a CDS encoding HEAT repeat domain-containing protein, producing MNRRIVTAVGVCVLVLGAGLSADLWAGEKNPVVLVQIPYEAPPKQQEVPDVSVPPNTNPLTPEEMTRAEALLPLLEGKQEFWAMGEFVHLGEPSVPALVKGLTMPSPRIRYNTIETLSMMKGVSGVPALLQAAKDPNELPRVREHALRVAIRLDAAKTPEAIEVMSKDQNPSVRKAAAFESRYVRLKAVIPTLIPMITDDERFVAMSALHSLWIVTRHETEFHDWDTSTKQDRQAWASEWVEWWASNKEAFEIPEPRRSGRSS
- a CDS encoding efflux RND transporter permease subunit, translating into MIARLVEISLVQRFLLCALGFMMLFGGLYAFHLLDIVAYPDPSPPMVELITQYPGWSAEEIERQITIPIEVALNGMPGLTDIRSLSIFGLSDIKVYFDFGTDMFRDRQEVLNRLGTVQLPKGADPTLSPWWAIAEIYRYELTGEKSDLTTLKTIQDWQVRREFRRVPGVIDVTAFGGTTKEYHVDIDPGKLISYGVSLSQVMTALTNSNANVGGNYLTIGAQNYNIRGLGLINRLEDIENVVVAEKEGTPIFVNTLGKVSVGHQVRLGKVGIDDRDDVVEGVVLLQRGYKALSVLDKVRAKVEDLNGWKLPEGVKIKTFYDRTKLIHTTVETVLDILISGMVLVFIILVVFLGHFRAAFIVALTIPMSLLFTFTMMILMGESANLISLGSIDFGIIVDATLIMVESIFFNLAHSKTLGLTVHQQIVRAARQVGQPIFYSTTIIVVAFIPLFTMTGVPGKIFAPMSITYGLALVGALLMAFTLAPVLCSFLLKGKISEEDTIVVRGIRRVYSATLNWALGHRVTVLGFAGGTLLVTVVALRFLGGEFMPALEEGNLWVRATMPVDISFDQAARLTSDIRRLFRDSPEVSTIVSQLGRPDDGTDPTSFFNAEFLANLKPQEEWRRGLSKDQLIEEIEGRLKDIPGVIFNFSQVIQDNVEEAMSGVKGENSIKLFGTDLKTMEAKAGEIERVMQGVQGVKDLGIFRLVGQPNLLIQVDREASARYGLQVADVNAVVQAAVGGQAVTQVYEGERLFDLVVRFLPEFRQDVEAIGNILVSTPDGARVPLKQVASITTQTGAFIIYRENNERYIPIKFSVRDRDLQSTVEEAQALMAKQIVLPERYRMEWAGQYDQLTDEQRRLAKVVPVSLVIILFLLYTTFGSLKNALLVLATVPFALVGGVLSLVLTDTHFSISAAVGVISTLGVAILGGVLLISRIEEFRKAGLSLRDAVRKGADVQMRPILMATLGAAIGLLPAALATGIGSQAQKPLARVVVGGMLTAAFLILVVLPVLYELAHRREEIDEEAQS
- a CDS encoding efflux RND transporter periplasmic adaptor subunit is translated as MSAYRAPLAVTMALLLLSGCGKADQPASSDSVAAPLAKPAPEPAPSQPRVETAVVEFSPSHQALILSGKVAYGEDRYSKISSPLQGRVVEVRAHLGDRVKAGDVLLIVDSPDIAQAYSEYVKEDSDLQYATRAYDLAKDLYENKAMPLKDLKQAENELVKARAEFRRAKERLLSLRVPGDELTKPLDKQKITSRFEMKSPLTGIVVERAVTPGQSVGGDPSQVLFTVADLDMLQVLADLYERDLALVREGQFAMVTVEAYPGVDFPATVAAIGDVVDPATRTIKVRAWVNNDPHKLKPEMFARLHLNVGDATPFIAVPREAVLELDGKQFVYVVEEPNHYVKREVKVSNISADQVRILEGLTRGQRIVIRGAVLIKGQEVKGT
- a CDS encoding TolC family protein, with protein sequence MKAQRCRCVGLIACCSLLAMGLSLPASAATDLSEKAAATAAPAATTLRISLDDAVALFLRQNLDLLMAKFGIESAKGQQITAKLFPNPTVSIGTLSAYTQGRNIGNSGQLFGQVQQLFELAGKRGYRIESAGFGTQSVEAAFEDAVRQLTFTVKDAYNRTQLAQRRLALAEENRDRFSRILDVNTIRFKKGYIAEVDLIRIRLQFIDFQSQVIQSIQEGDTARGDLRQLLRVSPATGLELTSEFDYKRIDPDINRLRTMALDARPDVRSKRFTMSQREAELKLARAYRIPDVTVGGGYAVQGSKGPDNQGQLALNLGLPLPLFNRNQGGIVQAEVAVQSAEADLSKTLNQVENEVDVAYRNLLQSRRLVEAFLGGVLDDARSTFTIVERAYERGGATILDLLDAARTSRTIQQNYFEALFSYQRHVIQLESAVGQEILL